The following are encoded together in the Macadamia integrifolia cultivar HAES 741 chromosome 10, SCU_Mint_v3, whole genome shotgun sequence genome:
- the LOC122090664 gene encoding thiamine pyrophosphokinase 1 isoform X2, whose protein sequence is MPDLFPQEDPLHARNRYKPDVIKGDMDSIRTDVMDFYSNLGTKIVDESHDQDTTDLHKCISFIQDFTPEADKSELCILVTGALGGRFDHEMGNINVLLRFSNIRIILISDDCLIHLLPKTHRHEIHILSSAEGPHCGLIPIGMPSTKTTTTGLQWDLNDTEMRFGGLISTSNVVRSEKITVQSDSDLLWTISIKMPT, encoded by the exons ATGCCTGACCTGTTCCCCCAGGAAGATCCTCTCCATGCCCGAAACAG GTACAAGCCAGACGTGATCAAAGGAGACATGGATTCAATTAGAACAGATGTAATGGACTTCTATTCAAATTTG GGTACTAAGATAGTGGATGAATCACATGATCAGGACACCACAGATCTACACAAATGCATATCTTTTATCCAAGACTTTACGCCAGAAGCAGATAAATCTGAA TTGTGCATTCTTGTTACAGGAGCACTTGGTGGTCGGTTTGATCACGAGATGGgaaacatcaatgtgcttttaCGCTTCTCAAACATCCGAATAATTCTGATATCTGATGATTGTCTCATCCACCTTCTCCCAAAGACTCATCGCCATGAGATCCATATCTTGTCATCCGCTGAGGGTCCACACTGTGGCCTCATACCCATTGGGATGCCATCGACAAAGACCACAACAACCGGACTTCAATGGGATCTCA ATGACACAGAGATGAGGTTTGGTGGTTTGATAAGCACATCAAATGTCGtaaggagtgagaagatcaCAGTGCAATCAGATTCAGACCTTCTGTGGACAATATCAATTAAAATGCCGACGTGA
- the LOC122090664 gene encoding thiamine pyrophosphokinase 1 isoform X1 → MDLMSHSSSFLLPSIEVDINSNLTYALVILNQRLPRFTPLLWKHAQLRLCADGGANRLYDEMPDLFPQEDPLHARNRYKPDVIKGDMDSIRTDVMDFYSNLGTKIVDESHDQDTTDLHKCISFIQDFTPEADKSELCILVTGALGGRFDHEMGNINVLLRFSNIRIILISDDCLIHLLPKTHRHEIHILSSAEGPHCGLIPIGMPSTKTTTTGLQWDLNDTEMRFGGLISTSNVVRSEKITVQSDSDLLWTISIKMPT, encoded by the exons ATGGATTTGATGTCCCATTCTTccagctttcttcttccttcaatcGAAGTTGACATCAACTCCAATCTAACTTACGCCTTGGTTATTCTTAACCAACGTCTTCCCCGATTCACTCCTCTCCTATGGAAGCATG CACAGCTGCGTCTTTGTGCAGATGGAGGAGCTAATCGCCTATACGATGAAATGCCTGACCTGTTCCCCCAGGAAGATCCTCTCCATGCCCGAAACAG GTACAAGCCAGACGTGATCAAAGGAGACATGGATTCAATTAGAACAGATGTAATGGACTTCTATTCAAATTTG GGTACTAAGATAGTGGATGAATCACATGATCAGGACACCACAGATCTACACAAATGCATATCTTTTATCCAAGACTTTACGCCAGAAGCAGATAAATCTGAA TTGTGCATTCTTGTTACAGGAGCACTTGGTGGTCGGTTTGATCACGAGATGGgaaacatcaatgtgcttttaCGCTTCTCAAACATCCGAATAATTCTGATATCTGATGATTGTCTCATCCACCTTCTCCCAAAGACTCATCGCCATGAGATCCATATCTTGTCATCCGCTGAGGGTCCACACTGTGGCCTCATACCCATTGGGATGCCATCGACAAAGACCACAACAACCGGACTTCAATGGGATCTCA ATGACACAGAGATGAGGTTTGGTGGTTTGATAAGCACATCAAATGTCGtaaggagtgagaagatcaCAGTGCAATCAGATTCAGACCTTCTGTGGACAATATCAATTAAAATGCCGACGTGA